Proteins co-encoded in one Papaver somniferum cultivar HN1 chromosome 5, ASM357369v1, whole genome shotgun sequence genomic window:
- the LOC113281034 gene encoding uncharacterized protein LOC113281034 — MFLILRLVALNVCVRLSVFGKFEPEKWRVCTEKEIQDYTGPYAMDAMSFYNETKGTKYELVEPGYFSHALLSRCLLTHIDFTAKKTDVADAPEEMFFAELTTINEVDTVEVCKCMGQKESISGDKKQWLLLLHGVPCPAS, encoded by the exons ATGTTTCTGATCCTTCGCTTGGTGGCTCTAAACGTTTGCGTACGATTAAGCGTctttg GTAAATTTGAACCCGAGAAGTGGCGTGTGTGCACAGAGAAAGAAATCCAGGATTATACGGGGCCATATGCAATGGATGCCATGAGTTTCTATAACGAAACAAAA GGCACCAAGTATGAGCTGGTGGAGCCTGGTTACTTTTCACATGCTCTTCTTTCGCGATGCCTTCTTACCCATATCGACTTCACGGCTAAGAAGACTGATGTCGCTGATGCTCCAGAGGAGATGTTTTTTGCTGAACTGACAACTATCAACGAGGTTGACACTGTCGAGGTTTGCAAATGCATGGGCCAGAAAGAATCAATTTCAG GAGATAAAAAACAATGGCTGCTATTATTGCATGGAGTACCTTGTCCAGCATCCTAG
- the LOC113281035 gene encoding uncharacterized protein LOC113281035, whose product MSWGTKYELVEPGYLTHVYIGRGFLHHVDFTARKTDVADAPEEMFFAELITVKQVRCVKCCRCMGPKKSISGDRNNGCLYCEDSNSVQHPRDGGFMSGCDE is encoded by the exons ATGTCGTGGGGCACAAAATATGAGCTGGTGGAGCCTGGTTACCTTACACATGTGTATATTGGGAGAGGCTTTCTTCACCATGTCGACTTCACGGCTAGAAAGACTGATGTTGCTGATGCTCCAGAGGAGATGTTTTTTGCTGAACTGATAACTGTCAAACAGGTTCGTTGTGTCAAGTGTTGCAGATGCATGGGgccaaaaaaatcaatttcag GAGATAGAAACAATGGCTGCCTATATTGCGAGGATTCCAACAGTGTTCAGCATCCTAGGGATGGAGGATTCATGTCTGGCTGTGATGAATAA